ATTTACCGTTTTGACTTGGGCAAATGTTCGTCCACCTTCATTGACCAATAATGAATAATAATAATTTAAAAGGGTTGAATTAAAAATTGGCAACACATATTTTAAAGAAAACTTATTATTAATCAAGACTTGAACATGGGTACTATCTAATGTTAGAAATTGTTTATTGTCCATTGCTGCAACTAATTTGTCCCCTGTTTGTCTATTTATTAATTTTTCATCTTTCAAGAAAAAATCTTCATTTGTGTTGCTCCAAAGAAGTTCTTTGTCAAATAAAACATAGTTTTCTGAAAAGTTATATTTATAGGAAGAAATGTCCTTTCCCCTAAGTATTTTCCTATAAGACTCATCAATTTTATTACTTGATAAAAATCTCTTATTATCTCCAGTTATTATTCCTTGATAAAACTTAACAATG
The DNA window shown above is from Bacteroidota bacterium and carries:
- a CDS encoding TaqI-like C-terminal specificity domain-containing protein; translation: IVKFYQGIITGDNKRFLSSNKIDESYRKILRGKDISSYKYNFSENYVLFDKELLWSNTNEDFFLKDEKLINRQTGDKLVAAMDNKQFLTLDSTHVQVLINNKFSLKYVLPIFNSTLLNYYYSLLVNEGGRTFAQVKTVNLKPLPIPFSDKQELIRFITDLILYKTEMNDMSNHTLIFFMSFIDSLVFELYFPDHMREREIDVLEFVERDMYSVLPASRDSQKQDAFDTLSNKEKEAVINQLHQKWTDPNNEVVKRMAQFKNKSPDILKVILES